Genomic DNA from Candidatus Aegiribacteria sp.:
AAGTGTAAACCCGCTCTGTTTCCTGGGAGTCATCATATTTCTCCCTTAGCGAATTCCAATGGGTCCATATCGGAATAGTAAATAAGGCTGTCGCCCGAGATGAGGAGCCAGCTTGAATCATCTTCAGCGGTATAAACGATATACTGTGAAGGGATTTCCATATCTCCGGGAATAATGGGTAGTTTTCCATTCAACCGGGAATATTCATGTATATCGCTGGCGATGGTATACATAAGATCTCGCAGTTCGAGTTCCTCTGATGAAATGCTGGTGTTGAAAGAACCGGAATTATCTGCCGGGAGAATCAGTATCACGATCATAACAACAGCGAATATCGATAGTATCCAGACGATTCCGGGAAGCTTTCGCTTTCTGGAACCATTGCCCCTGTCCAATGAATCGGTCGGGCTTGATATGTCAATATCCTTGTCGAGCTGTTCCGCTTCGGTCATATACACCACACCTCCTTAAAAGGAACATATTGCATTACATGTACCGGAGTCAAAAGACGTTTTTATCCTTATTTCAGGACCACAACGCTCTTCGGTTAACAATCTCTGAATTCGCTCTATCAGTTTTCAAATTCAGTAATTACAGTTATGTTTCATAGGTATAACCAGTAATGCTATTTGAAGGAGTGCTTTGGGAAAAAGAATTGTGATCTCATCTGATTGCAGAAAACTCGGTAAAACACTTGTTGCCGAAAGCCTCATAAAAGAACTTACGGCATCAGGATTAACAGTTGCCTGTATCAAACTGTCGCATGGGGGGCATGGTCCTGCGGGTATCACTTATAGCCCGGGACCTCCAGGTACAGATACCTTCCGTTACAGCACAGCTGGCGCCTTAAAGGTTATGTTCTTCAAATATTCAGAAATTGACGAACTTGAGAACTCTATTGATATATTATCGTTCAATACGGATATTATCATCTTCGAGAGCAACTCGGTTCTTAATTTGTTCGATCCTGATTTTCATATTCATATAAGTTCAGAGTCCGGGCAGAAACGGTCTGCGGAAGGGCTCGAGCTGAAGGCTGATCTCACATTGGAAGGACCAGTTTCAGTCGGGAATGCAGAAAGAACCGCCCGGCTCGTTTCAGGATTGATGGGAATTGGAAAGGATTCTCCAATCACAATCGGCGGTAAGCTTTGGTTGAACCTTCATGGAAAACCGCTTTTCGGCGAGGGGCGAATGGATCTTCTGAAAGCTGTCCGTGAGACCGGTTCGATACTCCAGGCCGCGAAGAAAACCGGAATTCAATACAAAAGAGCCTGGATACTGCTGCATGACGCGGAACAGCGGCTTGGCGCGAAACTGCTGAAGAGCGGCAGGGGTGGAGCCGGAGGCGGAGGAACCAGTATTACTCCTCTTGCTGAGACTCTGTTGAACATCTGGAATTTAGGGGGACGTACCACACTTCTTCAACCAGCTGGACCGGATAACCGCGAATAGTTATTATATCATAATTAAATATACGTATTATCTTATAATCATTCAATAATTACTTTTTGCGGATTATTTAGCATTGCTTATTTTCACATGTTTACTAAATGCGGTACATTCCTGCTACTATAAACTCACCTGTTTGTTTCATAAAGGCGAACCGAGATGAGAAATGCCTGAAAGGTATTCCTCAAATTAACTTGAACTCTGATTGTTTTAGGATGACTAAAAATATATCACTATATAAACTAATACTTGACAAATTGTAAAGACATTTTTATATATTGTAGTAATTAATTTATAATTGAAAGGAGTTGTCATGAGCGAAGAACAGAGAGAGATTCTTCAGATGGTGTCCGATGGGAAGATTAGCGCAGACGATGGCGCAAAACTTCTGGAAGCACTTGAGAAAGGTAACCAGAAGAGAAGAGAAACAGAATCACCGGCCAGGAGGGTCAAGGAAAGGAAGCGCTTGATACGTGAGCAAAAAAAAATGGCACATATAACTGGTCTTGACGGATTGCGTGATATAGGCCGTATGGTACGCGGCATCGTAAAAGATTCCGTATCTGGTATTGATGATGAATTTGAGGAAATGGACGAAGATGTGTTCGAAGATGCCGGACTTCTCGAAGGTTCCCTTGAACTGGAGGAGGGCACAGAACTTGTTCTGAAACGACCTGTTCACAGGCGCAGCAGGACTAAAGGGGGCAATCTGATTCTGAATGGGGTAAAAGGTTCGACTCTTGAAGTCACCGGAGAGAATACTCCAGACATACATATGTATCGGGATAATGAAACGGTTTATCTAAAATGGGATAAGGATGATCTGTCACTTAACATACCTGAAACAGTGAAAGGTATCAGGGCGAGCATAACGGGTGGGGACATTACAATGAACAGTATATCTGCAGTAGCAGATATTAAAACGATGGGTGGCAATATCAACCTGTCTGAAGCTTCAAGAGCTTTCAGAGCGAAAACGATGGGAGGAAATATTCTGATCAAACTGACTGACGACTGGGATGAAGATTCAAAAGTTACAACAATGGGCGGGAACATAACACTGAGCATATGTGAAAGTACAAAGGCTGAAATATCAGCTAAGACAATGGGAGGTGAAATATCCGTTCAAGAAGGTATATCCGGATTGACCGAGTCTGGACATCCAGGTTCTTCCAGAGTTAATATAGACCTGGCAGACGGAGAAGAATCCCCCGAACTTAGAATCAAGACAATGGGAGGCAATATCTCAATTTCCAGGTCCGGAAAAGAATCTGTTGAAGAAAAAGACGGAGAAGAAGAACAGAAGGATAATGAGAAATGAGAGTAAAATGAGTGACAGTTCCATTCCACCTAAATGTCCAAGCTGCGGAGACAGACTCATCGTTGTTAAACTTCAGTGCGGTTCTTGCGGTACAGAGGTTAACGGAGAGTACGATTTGTGCCCGGTGTGTACACTTGAGGGGAAAAACAGGGAATTATTTGACCTGTTCATGGAATCAAGAGGGAATCTCAAGGAAGTACAGAGGAAACTGGGCGTATCTTATCCAACTGTAAGACTGAGAATAGACAGCATGTTCAGTGAACTGAAGGGAGAAAAGTCTCCACAGAACCCCTCTGATGTTCTCAAGAGGCTCAGCGATGGAGAAATAGACGTAGAGACTGCATCAAGACTTATAGCCGGTGATTAAGATCGGATTCTGATCTTCTCATTCGTTATCCAGCACCTCACGCACTTTAGAAGTCAGGTCGTGTATGGTGAAGGGTTTTTGGATGAAATTTACACCCTCGTCCAATACACGCCGGTGGGCAATGACGTTAGCCGTATAGCCGGACATGAACAGACACTTTATATTCGGGTAATTAGATAAAAGGCCTTTTGCTAGATTCCTGCCATTCATCTCGGGCATTACCACATCAGTCATGAGTAGATGAATCTCGCTTTCATATTTCACGGCCATACGGATGGCCTCGCTAGGCATGGTAGCGGGCAGTACGGTGTATCCCTGAGTTTCCAGCATCGTTGTTGCCATTTCCAGAATTGCTGGCTCATCCTCCACCAGCAGGATGGTTTCGTGGCCATACTTCAATGGTTCCGTCGGACCTTCCTTTTGCATTTGAGCTGCTTTTCCATTGTATCGAGGCAAGTAGATATTGAAGGTTGTTCCTTCCCCAGATTCGCTGTAGACGTTGATGAAACCGTTGTTCTGCTTGACTATGCCGTAGACAGTAGCCAGCCCAAGGCCTGT
This window encodes:
- a CDS encoding molybdopterin-guanine dinucleotide biosynthesis protein MobB, encoding MGKRIVISSDCRKLGKTLVAESLIKELTASGLTVACIKLSHGGHGPAGITYSPGPPGTDTFRYSTAGALKVMFFKYSEIDELENSIDILSFNTDIIIFESNSVLNLFDPDFHIHISSESGQKRSAEGLELKADLTLEGPVSVGNAERTARLVSGLMGIGKDSPITIGGKLWLNLHGKPLFGEGRMDLLKAVRETGSILQAAKKTGIQYKRAWILLHDAEQRLGAKLLKSGRGGAGGGGTSITPLAETLLNIWNLGGRTTLLQPAGPDNRE
- a CDS encoding DUF4097 family beta strand repeat-containing protein, which codes for MSEEQREILQMVSDGKISADDGAKLLEALEKGNQKRRETESPARRVKERKRLIREQKKMAHITGLDGLRDIGRMVRGIVKDSVSGIDDEFEEMDEDVFEDAGLLEGSLELEEGTELVLKRPVHRRSRTKGGNLILNGVKGSTLEVTGENTPDIHMYRDNETVYLKWDKDDLSLNIPETVKGIRASITGGDITMNSISAVADIKTMGGNINLSEASRAFRAKTMGGNILIKLTDDWDEDSKVTTMGGNITLSICESTKAEISAKTMGGEISVQEGISGLTESGHPGSSRVNIDLADGEESPELRIKTMGGNISISRSGKESVEEKDGEEEQKDNEK
- a CDS encoding DUF2089 domain-containing protein → MRNESKMSDSSIPPKCPSCGDRLIVVKLQCGSCGTEVNGEYDLCPVCTLEGKNRELFDLFMESRGNLKEVQRKLGVSYPTVRLRIDSMFSELKGEKSPQNPSDVLKRLSDGEIDVETASRLIAGD